ACCCCATATTGACGGACTTGTTCAATGAAGCTTTGGTGGCCGTGATGTACCGGTTGCTGGTATCTTCCAGAATGAAACGGGTGCCGTTATCCACAATCACTCGGAGATCCGGCGGCAATTTTTCGAGAGAATTCTTGTTGATCAACATGGAGACGGCGATTTGAGCCAGCGTGGGAAGGGTATAGAATTTGACCACTTCATGAAATTTGACATCCTGCAGCCCCGAAGCATCGTAGATGGCGCCGTCGATGGTTCCCAGTTTCATGGCCATATACAATTCTCCGCCAGGAATGGAGACGGCGGATCCGCCCAGGGCCTGGACATATTTGCCGTATACGCCGAGGGCGCGAATTTTTTTGCCCTGGAGATCCGAAAGTTGGGTGACCGGGAAATTGGTGTTGAAATTATAATAGCATCCGGCGGCGCCCGGGTATTGTTTGATGTTATGCTCGGCATAGGCCTCCCGGATAATGTCGCCGAGGCCTCTGTTCCAGTAGGCGTCCCAGTATTCATCCCAGCTCAGATGTCCCATTGGAAGGCCGATTTCCAGATCGGTTTCAGGGATCAGCCCGGTATAAAAACCGCCGTAGGAAATGGCGCAGTCGAACACCCCTTTTTCAAGATAGGTGACAATGTCCTGTACCGCGCACATGGCTCCGGGCGGCAGGATCTCGACTTTCAGCCTTCCATCGGTCAACTGTTCGATAAATTTGGCCCATTCGATGCCGTGCATCATCACGGTGCTGCCCAAAGGATAAGACGCCTGCATTTTCCAGGTCACCACTTTTTTATCAGCGGCATGCAGGTTAACAGAAAAACTGAATACGAAAGCCAACACAATAATAAAACAGCACGCTTTTTTCATGATTCGATACCCTTTCCCGTGTCATTAAATGGTTGAGTCACTCTTTCACATTCCCTATCGTTATAGCGCTTATCCCTCCTTTCGAATCATTCAGTTTCCGCGACTCGATATCCCCCGTTCATTAGCGAAAACGAGTAAATTTGATTGATTAATTACTCAATTTTATTAGCAACAACAATTCAGCGATTTTTTATTGATTCCCTCAAGAATTTGTTTCAGGCGGCCGAGCAGGTTCGGGGCTTCCATACTGCCCTTTTTTGTTCAGCCTGTGTGAAGATTCCGTCCCTGCACGGTAACCGCGTTGACCCGGAATCTTCACACAGGCCTCGATCATTTTATCGGCCGCAAAAGATGGCCGGATGGCAGCCCGGGTTAGGAAAGACGGAAAAATGATGCATCAGACTTAAATCAAACATCATATCGATTCGCCATATATTATAAAGATGGCATGTCCACAGCAAACTCAATGCCATGAAGGATGAAATCAAGAATACCGGAAATAACGGCATCCATCGAATCGAAGCGCCGTTTCAGACTCCATCGCCGAAACGTCACGATCACCGGGATATAAGAAAGAAGATCGGCGGCCAGCTTTATTTTGACGGGATCCATTTTTTTTTCACCGAAATAGGCTGTCAGTAATTCTTCGAACATTTCGATGTATCCGGCCTCCCGCGCCAGAACCGTATACAGGCTTTCCTTGTCCAGCGAATGGGATTCCTTGTACATAAACATGATAATATCTTGATAGACATCGATTGTTTTCATGTTTTGAAGCAGCGCGGCTTTCAATCGTTCCTGCGGGTCGGTGATGCCGGCAATGGCTTTTTCCATATCTTTACGCAAAATTTGCGTGATATATTCATAAACAATGTAAATGATGTCTTCCTTGCTTCGGACATAATTGAACAGCGTGCCTTCGGTAATTCCAGCGGCAAGTGCGATTTCCCGGGTTGTGGCGCTGTTGAATCCTTTGACGGTAAAGACGTCAATGGCTCCCTTGATGATTTGTTTCCGTCTCAAACTGATGCGCTTGGGATTCTTAATTTTCGATTCGATCTGCTTGATTCGAAACTGGGTGTTTTTTTCTTTCATAAATTCATCGGCCTGACGTAGAAAAATGAAAACGTGATTCAAAAAAATTCAAGGATGATTCGGAGCACACTCAGATTCTTAAAAAGTGAGTAATCACTCAATTATTTTATCGTCGCCATTTTGTCAACATATTTTTTCATCGGCGGCGGAATCGGGATTTGAAACATCATGCGGGATTCGGGAAGCAGGTCGGAAAATCGGAAAGATTTCACCGGGAGCGCCGGTAGACCGTCGCACATCTGACGGCTGACAGGTGATTGTTCTGAAAAATGGCGTTATTTCCCAATGCAAAAGTCGCTGAAAATCCGATTCAGGATATCGTCATCATATCGCTCTCCGGTCATTTCACTCAGCGCATTCAGGGCGTCGTGAAGATCGACCATCACTGCGTCAAGAGTAATGCCTGCCGCTATTCCGTCGCGGGCCGATTCGAATGAACGGCATATGGCTTTGAGAGGGTGATAAGAATTCGCTTTTTCAGGCTTCCCTAAAAAATGGGCCTCCAGGCCCTATCCTCTTGTCAATACAAGGCCAACCTAACCGATCAAGATCAAGATGGCAACATTTTCCACCATATTTCCAATAATTGCCATGTGACATCATAGCAGAAAGGTGAATTTGATCAGGATTTCTCTATTTTTCCCGAATTATGCGCAA
Above is a genomic segment from Desulfatirhabdium butyrativorans DSM 18734 containing:
- the dctP gene encoding TRAP transporter substrate-binding protein DctP gives rise to the protein MKKACCFIIVLAFVFSFSVNLHAADKKVVTWKMQASYPLGSTVMMHGIEWAKFIEQLTDGRLKVEILPPGAMCAVQDIVTYLEKGVFDCAISYGGFYTGLIPETDLEIGLPMGHLSWDEYWDAYWNRGLGDIIREAYAEHNIKQYPGAAGCYYNFNTNFPVTQLSDLQGKKIRALGVYGKYVQALGGSAVSIPGGELYMAMKLGTIDGAIYDASGLQDVKFHEVVKFYTLPTLAQIAVSMLINKNSLEKLPPDLRVIVDNGTRFILEDTSNRYITATKASLNKSVNMGSVKICYLPEEELVKARKLTLPIWDELAAKSPRMKKGVDILKQQMRDVGRPMD
- a CDS encoding TetR/AcrR family transcriptional regulator, with the protein product MKEKNTQFRIKQIESKIKNPKRISLRRKQIIKGAIDVFTVKGFNSATTREIALAAGITEGTLFNYVRSKEDIIYIVYEYITQILRKDMEKAIAGITDPQERLKAALLQNMKTIDVYQDIIMFMYKESHSLDKESLYTVLAREAGYIEMFEELLTAYFGEKKMDPVKIKLAADLLSYIPVIVTFRRWSLKRRFDSMDAVISGILDFILHGIEFAVDMPSL